The Gopherus flavomarginatus isolate rGopFla2 chromosome 25, rGopFla2.mat.asm, whole genome shotgun sequence genome has a segment encoding these proteins:
- the LOC127040462 gene encoding glucose-6-phosphatase catalytic subunit 1-like isoform X1 gives METGMDFIHSSGVQITHYLQENYQGSQGWFLFISFAADLRNTFFILFPIWFHLCEAVGVELIWVAVIGDWLNLVFKWILFGQRPYWWVHETGYYGNTSTPVIQQFPVTCENGPGSPSGHAMGSAGVYYVMVMALLSTLRRRWRSPFQQQCLRGALWMSFWGVQVSVSLSRIFLAAHFPHQVITGVVSGMAVAEAFRHIPSIYNASLQRYLGTTLFLFSFALGFYLLLKTLGVDLLWSVEKAKRWCDRPEWVHIDTTPFAGLLRNLGILFGLGLALNSQMYLESCKGKMGQQLPFRLSCIAASLIVLHLFDSFKPPTKVELLFYVLSFCKSAAVPVAAAGLIPYCVARLIRRQEEKVL, from the exons ATGGAGACAGGAATGGATTTTATACACAGCTCTGGAGTCCAAATAACTCACTACCTGCAGGAGAACTACCAGGGCTCCCAGGGCTGGTTCCTCTTCATCTCCTTCGCTGCCGATCTCAGAAACACCTTCTTCATCCTCTTCCCCATCTGGTTCCACCTCTGCGAGGCGGTGGGCGTCGAGCTGATCTGGGTGGCCGTGATTGGGGACTGGCTCAACCTGGTCTTTAAGTG GATTCTCTTTGGGCAGCGACCCTACTGGTGGGTCCATGAGACTGGCTACTATGGCAACACCTCCACCCCTGTGATCCAGCAGTTCCCTGTCACCTGTGAGAATGGGCCAG GCAGCCCCTCTGGCCATGCCATGGGCTCAGCTGGAGTGTACTATGTGATGGTGATGGCTCTGCTTAGCACCCTGCGTCGGCGCTGGAGATCCCCCTTCCAGCAGCA GTGCCTGCGGGGGGCGCTGTGGATGTCATTCTGGGGGGTTCAGGTGTCTGTCAGTCTGTCCAGGATCTTCCTAGCAGCTCACTTCCCACACCAAGTCATCACGGGTGTCGTTTCAG GCATGGCAGTGGCTGAAGCTTTCCGGCACATCCCCTCCATCTATAACGCCAGTCTCCAGAGGTACCTGGGCACCACCCTCTTCCTGTTCAGCTTCGCCCTGGGGTTCTACCTGCTGCTGAAGACTCTCGGTGTTGACCTGCTGTGGTCAGTGGAGAAAGCCAAGAGGTGGTGTGACCGGCCAGAGTGGGTCCACATTGACACCACCCCCTTTGCCGGCCTCCTCAGGAACCTGGGCATCCtgtttgggctggggctggccctCAACTCCCAGATGTACCTGGAGAGCtgcaaagggaaaatgggccaGCAGCTGCCCTTCCGCCTGAGCTGCATCGCAGCCTCACTCATCGTCCTGCACCTCTTTGACTCCTTCAAGCCTCCCACCAAGGTGGAGTTGCTGTTTTACGTCCTGTCCTTCTGCAAGAGCGCGGCCGTGCCTGTGGCTGCTGCCGGCCTCATCCCCTACTGTGTTGCCCGGCTCATCAGAAGGCAGGAGGAAAAGGTTTTATGA
- the LOC127040462 gene encoding glucose-6-phosphatase catalytic subunit 1-like isoform X2, with translation METGMDFIHSSGVQITHYLQENYQGSQGWFLFISFAADLRNTFFILFPIWFHLCEAVGVELIWVAVIGDWLNLVFKWILFGQRPYWWVHETGYYGNTSTPVIQQFPVTCENGPGSPSGHAMGSAGVYYVMVMALLSTLRRRWRSPFQQCLRGALWMSFWGVQVSVSLSRIFLAAHFPHQVITGVVSGMAVAEAFRHIPSIYNASLQRYLGTTLFLFSFALGFYLLLKTLGVDLLWSVEKAKRWCDRPEWVHIDTTPFAGLLRNLGILFGLGLALNSQMYLESCKGKMGQQLPFRLSCIAASLIVLHLFDSFKPPTKVELLFYVLSFCKSAAVPVAAAGLIPYCVARLIRRQEEKVL, from the exons ATGGAGACAGGAATGGATTTTATACACAGCTCTGGAGTCCAAATAACTCACTACCTGCAGGAGAACTACCAGGGCTCCCAGGGCTGGTTCCTCTTCATCTCCTTCGCTGCCGATCTCAGAAACACCTTCTTCATCCTCTTCCCCATCTGGTTCCACCTCTGCGAGGCGGTGGGCGTCGAGCTGATCTGGGTGGCCGTGATTGGGGACTGGCTCAACCTGGTCTTTAAGTG GATTCTCTTTGGGCAGCGACCCTACTGGTGGGTCCATGAGACTGGCTACTATGGCAACACCTCCACCCCTGTGATCCAGCAGTTCCCTGTCACCTGTGAGAATGGGCCAG GCAGCCCCTCTGGCCATGCCATGGGCTCAGCTGGAGTGTACTATGTGATGGTGATGGCTCTGCTTAGCACCCTGCGTCGGCGCTGGAGATCCCCCTTCCAGCA GTGCCTGCGGGGGGCGCTGTGGATGTCATTCTGGGGGGTTCAGGTGTCTGTCAGTCTGTCCAGGATCTTCCTAGCAGCTCACTTCCCACACCAAGTCATCACGGGTGTCGTTTCAG GCATGGCAGTGGCTGAAGCTTTCCGGCACATCCCCTCCATCTATAACGCCAGTCTCCAGAGGTACCTGGGCACCACCCTCTTCCTGTTCAGCTTCGCCCTGGGGTTCTACCTGCTGCTGAAGACTCTCGGTGTTGACCTGCTGTGGTCAGTGGAGAAAGCCAAGAGGTGGTGTGACCGGCCAGAGTGGGTCCACATTGACACCACCCCCTTTGCCGGCCTCCTCAGGAACCTGGGCATCCtgtttgggctggggctggccctCAACTCCCAGATGTACCTGGAGAGCtgcaaagggaaaatgggccaGCAGCTGCCCTTCCGCCTGAGCTGCATCGCAGCCTCACTCATCGTCCTGCACCTCTTTGACTCCTTCAAGCCTCCCACCAAGGTGGAGTTGCTGTTTTACGTCCTGTCCTTCTGCAAGAGCGCGGCCGTGCCTGTGGCTGCTGCCGGCCTCATCCCCTACTGTGTTGCCCGGCTCATCAGAAGGCAGGAGGAAAAGGTTTTATGA